The sequence TAAAAAAGGCATTCGTCCGGGTAAAAAACTGGTGGTGTACGTGCGTGAACAAAAAGCTTCACCAAAACGTCCTGACGCTGCTGAACCTGCATTAATAGCAGCGGCGCCTGCCGATAAGGAAAATAAGCAGTTAGCTGAAAATGCGGTTAAAAAAGAATTCATTTCGCATAAAGTAAGAAAAGGGGAAAGCCTTTTTGGGATAGCTAAGAAATATGGTGTCGACTACAAAGACATTAAAGAGATCAATAATTTAAAAAGCAATAATCTGCAATTCGGACAAGTTCTGAAAATTAAGGTGAAAGGCGAATAATAGTTTCCGAAGTAATGAATTAGAAAATTTGTTTTGCTTAATGCAAAACAAATTTTTTTATTTGGGAATAATGGTACAAATTTAAGTTCCGCAGATTACCTTGGAAAATTTTAAACTTATGCAATCAAAATTTTACTTTCTTTTTTTTCTTGCACTTGCCTCGTCTCTTTCTGCTCAGATTACCCAAACTGTTAAGGGGAAGGTTTCAGACAGGGTAACGGGCATTGGAATGCCTGGTGTAATAGTCCAGTTAAGATCTTCAACAACTACACTAGTTGCAACTTCCGATAACAATGGTTTTTACAAATTATTAAATGTGCCGGTTGGACGCCAATCTTTTTTATTTACCTACACTGGCTACAAAGCGGCTCCCGTTAACGATGTAATAATTACCTCCGGTAAAGAAGCGGTGTTAAATATCGATCTTGAAGAAAGCACCGTGAGCATGGAGGAAGTAGAAGTAAAGGCTTCCTCTGATACAGATGTTGTAAATACTATGCAGATTTCGAATATGAAATCCTTTAGCATTGAAGAAACAGAACGCTATGCAGGTTCACGACAAGATCCGGCAAGAATGGCTCAAAATTTTGCAGGTATCCAGGGCACAAACGACTCGCGAAATGATATCGTAATCCGTGGAAATAGTCCTGCAGGTTTGCTATGGAGATTAGATGATATCGATATTCCAAATCCGAATCACTTTGCTGTAGCGGGCTCTGCCGGGGGACCACAGAGTATCATTAATAATAAATATTTATCCAACAGTGAATTTTATACCGGTGCTTTTCCGGCGAATTATGGAAATGCTTTAGGTGGTGTTTTTGATTTAAAAATGCGCAATGGAAATAATGAAAAGCACGAACGCACCTTTCAATTAGGAGTTTTAGGCACAGAGCTGGCTCTGGAGGGACCACTGAGTAAAAAATCAGGTGCAAGTTATTTGATTACTTACCGTTATTCTACCTTAGCTTTGTTTGGAAGTGTGAACTTTAAATTGGGAACAAGCGCCATTCCTAATTACCAGGACATGGGTATCCGGTTGAACTTCCCAACCAGGAAAGCCGGCGTGTTTAGTTTTACAAGTATTGGCGGTTTAAGTAATATTGCCATTAAGTTAAGCGATGTGCACGAACGTCCGAAAGAGCTTTATGGCGATCAGAACCGCGATCAGTATTTTGCCACTAACATGGGTGTAGGAATTTTAAGTAATGTTTATACATTGAACAGTCGCACCGTTATGAAAACAAGTCTGGCATTTTCTTTATCCGACATCAGTTCTAAACATTACCTGGTGATTCGTAACAAAGATTTTGTGCCAAACGATACACTTCCCAAAATTCTGGATTATGCTTTTACCGAAAAGAAAACAACTTTAGCCTGGTATATTAAAACCAAGATCAATGCAAAAAATAGTGTAAAAGCAGGTTTTTTCGTGAACCGCTTTGATGTTAATTACAATGATGATGCACGCATCAGCTCTTTGTATGATACCATCGCGCAGAGTGTGGAGAACAAACCGTTCAAGAACCGTGAAAATATTCAGACGAATTTTTATTTGATTCAACCTTACATTACCTATGTGCATAAATTCAACGAGAAGCTGAGTTTAAATACAGGCTTGATTTCCCAAATTCTTACACTTAATAATAAAATGACTATTGAGCCCAGGGCGAGTCTGCGTTATCAGTTAAAACCCAAACAAGTTATCAGTTTAGCGTATGGATTACACAGTCAAATGCAATCCACTTATTTGTACTTTGCTATTCCTGATACCCTGGTAAGAAATGGTGTATTAAGTCCTAATACGCAAAGAGCTTCAGATCTGACGAATCTCGATTTCAGTAAAAGTCAGCACGCCGTTTTAGGTTACGATTTTTTTATCAGTAAATATTTTAAGATGAAAACGGAAGTCTATTACCAGTATTTATGGAATGTTCCGGTGTATGCGGTTCCTTCGAGTGTGTCAACGCTCAACAGGGGAGCCACTTTCAACAGATTTTATCCTATCTATTCTATGGTGAATACAGGAACGGGTGAAAATTACGGACTGGAATTAACGCTTGAGAAACTATTTCACAAACATTATTTTTTTATGGTGAATGGAAGTTTGTTTGAAAGTAAATACACAGCAAGCAATGGCAAAAAAGCCAATACCGATTTTAATGGCAATTACATGATGAATTTTGTAGGTGGTGTGGAATATGGGGTCGGCAAGGATAAAAAAAACAGTCTTAGCTTCGGAACAAAAATTACTTACGGTGGAGGAAAACGGTATTCGCCGGTTAACATAACAGCGAGCAATGCTGTAATGGACGTAGTAGCGCAGGACGACAAAGTAAATACCTTGCAATTTAATCCATACAACCGTGTTGATCTTCGTGTATCGTATAAAATTAATGGCAAAAAGGCCAACGTAGAACTCGCACTTGATCTTTTGAATATTTTCAGTGCAAAGAATATTTTAGCATTGAGCTACTCGCCAGATCCGGCCGACAGAACAGCTGATCCATTAGTGAAAAATTACCAGTTAGGATTTCTGCCGTTGTTCTACGTTAAGGTCGACTTTTAATGCACATTAACCACTAAGGCCCTCAGAACACTTAGTTGCACTTAGGTTCTTGTTAGTTGTCTGGTGGTTCGAATATGTTAACCACTAAGACACTCAGAACACTTAGTTGCACTTAGGTTTTTGTTAGTTGTCTGGTGGTTCGAATATGTTAACCACTAAGGCCCTCAGAACACTTAGTTGCACTTAAGTTTTTATTAGTTGTCTGGTGGTTCGAATATGTTAACCACTAAGGCACTCAGAACACTTAGTTGCACTTAGGTTTTTGTTAGTTGTCTGGTGGTTCGAATATGTTAACCACTAAGGCACTCAGAACACTTAGTTGCACTTAGGTTTTTGTTAGTTGTCTGGTGGTTCGAATATGTAGTCTTAGTGGTTAACTAATAAAATGTTAATTTTGTTCTATGACAAAGATCCTCATTATAGGTGCCGGGCGCTCGGCCACCTATTTAATAAAGTACCTTATTGAAAACTCTACTGCCAACGATTGGAAAATTACGGTTGCTGATGTAGATATTGAGCTGGCGCGTCAGAAAACATCCTGGCACAGTAATGCAAATGGAATCAGCTTTGATATACGAGATGAAGAAAAAAGAAAAGAAGTCATTAAAGAACACGATTTAATTATTTCGATGCTGCCTGCTTTTATGCATGGCGATGTGGCGAGAGACTGTGTAGAATTTGGCAAACACATGGCTACAGCAAGTTATGTGAGTGCAGAAATGAAAGCACTGAATGATGAAGCCATCAAAAAGAATGTCCTGCTTCTAAACGAATGTGGACTTGATCCGGGACTCGATCATGCAAGCGCAATGAAAGTAATACATGAGATTAGAGAGCAGGGTGGGACAATTACCTCTTTTAAATCTTTTTGCGGAGGTCTTGTGGCTCCCGAGAGCAATGATAATCCCTGGGGCTATAAGTTTAGCTGGAATCCAAGAAATGTTATTCTCGCGGGTCAGGGAACAGCGCAGTACCTGGAGGAAGGCAAAATAAAATTCATTCCTTATAACAGACTTTATACGCAAATAGACAGCGTTATTGTTGATGGCTATGAAAAATTTGACGCTTACGCCAACCGTGATAGCATAGGGTATATGGACAGCTATGGGCTGCAAAATGTAAAAACGATGTTACGTGGAACGCTTCGTGAGGACGGGTATTGCAAAGCCTGGAATGTTTTTATTAAACTGGGTTTAACGGATGATAGCTCGAAGATTACACATGCCTCGTCTTTAACCTATACGGCTTTACTCGATGCCTTTTTACCTGCTGGAAAGGGCAGTGTAAAAGAACGTCTCATCAAATTTATGGGTAAAGACTGGAATGAGGGGTTGGACGAAAAACTAGAATTTCTGGAATTATTTTCTGATAAAAAAATCACTTTGGCTGAAGGCACACCCGCGCAGCTATTACAGGCTTTATTGGAAGAAAAATGGAAACTCCAGGAAACGGACAAAGACATGATCGTAATGCAACACCAGTTCGAATACCAAATGAAAGGACAAACTGAAGTAAAAAAGTTAGAATCCTCCCTGGTGGTTATCGGAAAAGACCAGCAGTATACAGCCATGGCGCTCACTGTTGGCTTGCCTCTTGCAATTACGGTTAAGAATTTCCTTACCGGTAAAATTAAATTGAGTGGCGTACAAATTCCTATTCATCCCGAAATTTATGAGCCTATGTTGTCTGAGTTGGAAGAACATGGGGTTATCTTTATAGAAAAGCAATTAGCATGAAGGTGACTAAGGGCAATTCATTTGTTACGAAACTGAACCGACCTTATTATCTTGAAATGCGCGTCTCTAAACGCTGGTCAAGTTGCTTTTTCTTTTCTTCGTTTGTTTTTTTATTCCTGCTCATCTTTCAACCTTTTGGTTTAAGCAGTCTGCTTCAAGGAATTAATGAAGCTGCACTGGCTTTCGGACTTACTACCTTTATATTGATGGCTTTTCTGAACGTACTTGTTGTGCCTTTATTTCCAACCTATTTCAGCGAGGAAACATGGACGGTTCAAAAAGAACTTTACTGGAATGTTTTGAATGTTTTAATTATCGGGCTTGGAAACGCTTTGTGTGCAGCTTCTCTTAAAATGATCGTTCTTAGTCCCTACAGTCTTTTGATTTTTGAATTGTATACCATTACCATTGCCATTTTCCCCATAGCCTTCATGGTCTTTGTAAAGGAATCGCGCTTACACGCAAAATACTCCAGGCAATCGGCAGAGCTTAATGGTATTATTGAAGAGCACAAAGGAATAATTTATAAGCCAGAAGAAAGTCCTGCGGGCGCTAAAACTGAAATTCCTGAACCAGGGCAACCTACTTTCACAATTTCTTCTGAAAATCAAAAAGAAAACCTGGAACTTCGTTTACAGGATTTAATTTTCATACAATCTTCTGATAATTATGTGGAAGTTCATTATACTGATAAAAATCAAAGTCGTAAAAAATTACTGCGTACTTCGTTAAAAGCTGTTGCTTCAGATCTCGAAAAGCATAAGGAGCTTTTTCGTTGCCATAAAAGTTATCTTGTAAATGTCGCAAGGGTAAAACATGTTTCGGGAAATGCCCAGGGCTATAAATTACATCTGTCGGGAACGGATCTTTTACTACCAGTTTCAAGACAGTATAACGCAGAATTGAAAGAACGTCTTAACCTTTAGTCCCGGCCCTTACCATTCGTCCCGAATCGCCGTGCCGATGCTCCCAGCCCTTCCTGTTTGTCCCAAATAGCTTGTAATCTGCTTTTTAGCTGGCGAACTTTGGAAAAAAAATCATGGAAATCATTTACAAAGCAACTTTAGGTTTGCACATAGGCTCGGGATTTTTAGCCCTCCTTTGTGGACTTATTTCGATAGTCAGCAAAAAGGGAGGCAAAATGCACCGGACTTCGGGGAAAGTATTTTTCTACGCCATGCTCGGCGTTTGTTTTACCTCTGTTTATATTTCCCTGGTTAAAGACAATTCTTTCTTATTAGTGGTGGGCATTTTTTCGTTTTACCTGAATTATTTTGGCTTTATGGCCCTTAAGAATAAAACGTTAAGACCTAAACTGCTAGACTGGCTTGTTATCGCCATTACGGCGATAAATAGTTTCTTTATGGTGTATTCTATGAATGTGGTACTGATGGTATTTGGAGGAATTGGTTTTTACGCCATCGTTCTGAATCTGAGAACATCCATACATGTACTACAAAACAAAGAACTCCCGGATCTTTTTTGGTTAAGGCGGCACATAGGAATGATGACAGGAGCCTTTATCGCAACCGCTACAGCATTTTTAGTGGTGAATAGTGATTCTTTAAAAGTATTTGCTTTACCGGGATGGCTCTTATGGTTGCTTCCTACCTTTCTGCTTGTGCCTTTGATTTTTTATTACAACAAGAAATATACCGGTAAAAAACAAACCCCAAACTCTTTTAGAGTTCGGGGCTAATAGTTTAAGAGGAGATGGCAAAAACTAACGGCCTTGACCCATCATTGATTTTTGTTTGGCCTGCATATCTTTGTAGCTTAACATAGTATAGCCATCTGTGTTCAAGATAAAAACAGAGTCGTCAATGTTTGCTGTAGAAATTTCGGTTGTCGTCATTAGAATTTTAATAGGCATACCGTTGGCATTCTGGTTCATTTCCATAGCCAGGGGATATCCTTTTAGTTCGCTAAGATCCATCATTCCTTTGCCTGCAGCTCTGTTGGCTTCGGGGTGACTGTACTTCACTTTGTCCGTTACCCATAAAATAACAATGTTATCTTTTTTGTCAGCATCAGTTGTAGTCATAAGTACTTTCGTACATTCATAACCAGCAATCATTTTTTTCTCTGAAGTATATTCAATTTTTGGTTTTTCAGTCTTATTGTTTTTATCGGGAGCTTCTAATTCTTCTTTGGTTGCTGTGAAACCTGTTTTTTGTCCCATGGCTTCTGAAAGTGAAATCATCTTTTTACCATCATATACACTGGTACTTGACTCCATCATACCATTACGCTCCGTTTTTAGTTTCTCGCCTTTAATTGTAGTGATAATGTCCATTTCGCCCATAGCTGCGTATTCAGCAGGAAGGCCTTCGATTTTTACGCCCATTTTAATAACGTAATTATCCTGTGCAGAGGAAATCGTTGCAAGCATTAGAAGAGCAGCAACGCTCAAGGATTTCAGAGATATTCTTTTCAAAGCAGGTTTAGTCATTTCTAAATTCATGATCTGGATTTTTAGTTTAATTCAAATATACACAAAGCGGTGTAAGGAAAAAGACCGCTTGTAAAATTTTAATAAAAAATACGGAGTTATTCTCAACTACTGCAAACCTTCCGGGCTTTCTGGCCTCAAGATCCACAGGATATTGATCCTGCTCGAAGTAACTTATTGCAGGTCACGAATAAACTTTTCCATTTCTTCCTTCGGAACAATTTTCATGGAAGCTGGAATCTGGAAGTCTTTATCAGGAATTTCTTTGCTGGTATAAGATTTGGCTTTAAAGTGTAATTCCATGCCTACTTTCTTAATGCGGTAATCCAACAGTACACCTTTTAATTGTGCGTAAGGAGTAAGTTCATTGACGTTTTCCATACCGAGATCTTTCGTGTACCAAACGTCGAATTTATCATTAGGATCTTTCACCTTGCTTACATGCGCCTTGTATGCCTTTAAACCAATAATATCTTTGGTTTCACTGGTTTCTTCAATGTTCAGCGCATAGTCAGCGTTCTCAACTTGCAGATCTTTTTCATTTTCTATGCAAGCCTGTTTAATGTCAAGAAACTTTACTGTTTGAGCCATTGTTTTTGCTTTAGCATCCACAATTACAGAGGTATTAAACATACCCATGGTACTCATTTCAATAATAAATTTGTCTTTTTTAAATTTACATGTAGCTGAACTGGGCGCAAAACCATATAGAGGATGGTTGGGATCAACGCCTTTGGTGTCAAACTCAATGAGGCCTTCACCTTTCTTACTGGCAGTTCCTTCGCCACTACATGCAGCAAACAGTAAAGTGAGCAGAATGCATCCTGCAGCAAAAATAGATTTTCTTATAATAGGAGTATTATTCAAGTGTGGGTGCTAAGTAAGTAATAAATTTCGAATTAATTTATAATTAGCATTTTTTTATTGTAGGGTTATGGTTCTGCTTGCAGTTTTTCCTTCTTCAAGCTTTATGATACTTGTACCGCTAAAAGTTTTAGCCCCTACTAATACAGAAGCATTTACATTGAAAATTGCCGGAAGTTTAAAGGTAAATTTGACTTCACCCCCAGCATCGGTAACACCTTCTGCTTTAACATCAGCGGGTTGACTGGCTATGCCTTTTGGATCACTAGGGTCTTTTACCTGAGCATACAAATATACAGACGCGTTAGCCAGCGCTGCTCCTGACTGATCTACACATTTGATGGTGGCTTTACAGTCTGTCTCTTTCTGGCAGGAAGTGCCCGTAAAAACAAAAAGAGAAAGTAAAAGCCCGGAAAGTAAGAGCAGGAGTGATTTCATATAAATAATACTATTTTTTAATATGTTTGAGAAAAACCGATCAAAATCTGTTAAATTCTAATCTTTTTCCACCTTCAGTAATAATTACGGATATTAGCCTAACAAATATAAAAAAATTGTTTTACATGCAAAATTTTATTTCTCTAATCCTCATTTTATCGGGCTTTTTGGCCAGTTTATCGGCACAAACACTTAGTAAAGAAACTATTGTTATTGAAACCACTTATGGTAAGATGAAACTTAAACTTTATGAGGAAACGCCCATTCATAAGGCAAACTTTTTAAAACTGGTAAGGGAGCACTATTTTGATTCTTTACTCTTTCACCGGGTTATAAATAATTTCATGATTCAGGGTGGCGACCATCTGAGTAAACATGCTAAAGCTGGTGATAGTTTGGGGCACGGGGAATTAGGGTACAAACTTCCAGCCGAATTTAACGTGAAACTCATTCATAAAAAAGGCCGGTTGGCTGCAGCGCGT is a genomic window of Sphingobacteriaceae bacterium containing:
- a CDS encoding saccharopine dehydrogenase, which translates into the protein MTKILIIGAGRSATYLIKYLIENSTANDWKITVADVDIELARQKTSWHSNANGISFDIRDEEKRKEVIKEHDLIISMLPAFMHGDVARDCVEFGKHMATASYVSAEMKALNDEAIKKNVLLLNECGLDPGLDHASAMKVIHEIREQGGTITSFKSFCGGLVAPESNDNPWGYKFSWNPRNVILAGQGTAQYLEEGKIKFIPYNRLYTQIDSVIVDGYEKFDAYANRDSIGYMDSYGLQNVKTMLRGTLREDGYCKAWNVFIKLGLTDDSSKITHASSLTYTALLDAFLPAGKGSVKERLIKFMGKDWNEGLDEKLEFLELFSDKKITLAEGTPAQLLQALLEEKWKLQETDKDMIVMQHQFEYQMKGQTEVKKLESSLVVIGKDQQYTAMALTVGLPLAITVKNFLTGKIKLSGVQIPIHPEIYEPMLSELEEHGVIFIEKQLA